In one window of Mesoplodon densirostris isolate mMesDen1 chromosome 4, mMesDen1 primary haplotype, whole genome shotgun sequence DNA:
- the HAUS4 gene encoding HAUS augmin-like complex subunit 4 isoform X1: MLFPPVGQIRITRKADGIRGFLLIWRRDGNTPTSKQLPPCNLSEEDLLQNPHFSKLLLSLSQHMDESGLSLTLAKEQAQAWKEVRLHKTTWLRSEILQRVIQELLVDYYVKTQDRNLTSEDKKFHETLEQRLLVTELTQLLGPSQEREVPPLLGLEKVDLLELMPPSEDFVWMRARLLLEVEEQLKKKCFTLLCYHNPSSDSDTETLKAAKVWNLAEVLVGEKQQCQDAKTQQKEQMVLLEKKSATYSQVLLRCLALLQRLLQDHRLKTQSELDRINAQYLEVKCSAMILKLRMEELKILSDTYTDEKVEVHRLIRDRLEGAIHLQQQDMEKSRQVLNTYEVLGEEFDRLVKEYTQLKQATENKRWALQEFNKACR; the protein is encoded by the exons ATGCTCTTTCCTCCAG TTGGACAGATAAGAATCACAAGAAAAGCAGATGGCATCCGGGGATTTCTGCTCATCTGGAGAAGGGATGGAAATACTCCAACAAG CAAACAGCTTCCTCCTTGTAACCTGAGTGAAGAGGACCTATTACAGAACCCACACTTCAGCAAACTGCTGCTGAGTCTCTCACAACACATGGACGAGAGTGGCTTAAGCCTCACACTGGCAAAGGAGCAGGCTCAG GCGTGGAAGGAAGTTCGATTGCATAAGACAACGTGGTTAAGGTCTGAAATTTTACAGAGAGTCATTCAAGAGCTGCTTGTGGACTACTATGTGAAGACACAAGACAGAAATTTAACTTCTGAGGACAAAAAG tTTCATGAGACCCTTGAACAGCGGCTGCTCGTGACTGAGCTGACACAGCTCTTAGGTCCCAGCCAAGAGAGGGAGGTGCCCCCACTGCTTGGGCTGGAGAAGGTGGACCTTCTGGAGCTCATGCCACCCTCAGAG GATTTTGTGTGGATGAGAGCCCGACTCCTGCTTGAAGTGGAGGAGCAGCTCAAGAAGAAATGTTTCACTCTGCTCTGCTACCACAATCCCAGTTCAG ATTCAGACACTGAAACCCTGAAGGCAGCAAAGGTATGGAACCTCGCAGAGGTCCTGGTGGGTGAGAAGCAGCAGTGCCAGGATGCCAAGACCCAGCAGAAGGAGCAGATGGTGCTCCTGGAGAAGAAGAGTGCCACCTACTCCCAG GTGCTTCTCCGCTGCCTGGCCTTGCTGCAGAGGCTTCTTCAGGATCACCGGCTGAAGACTCAGTCTGAGCTGGACCGTATCAATGCCCAGTACCTGGAGGTCAAGTGCAGCGCCATGATCCTTAAGCTGCG GATGGAAGAGCTCAAGATTTTGTCTGACACTTACACTGATGAGAAAGTGGAAGTTCATCGTCTCATTAG GGACCGTTTGGAGGGGGCCATTCACCTACAACAGCAGGACATGGAGAAGTCCCGACAGGTCCTGAACACCTATGAGGTCCTCGGGGAGGAGTTTGACAGGCTGGTGAAAGAGTACACCCAACTCAAGCAGGCAACTGAGAACAAGCGCTGGGCCCTCCAGGAGTTCAACAAGGCCTGCCGCTGA
- the HAUS4 gene encoding HAUS augmin-like complex subunit 4 isoform X3, with amino-acid sequence MLFPPVGQIRITRKADGIRGFLLIWRRDGNTPTSKQLPPCNLSEEDLLQNPHFSKLLLSLSQHMDESGLSLTLAKEQAQAWKEVRLHKTTWLRSEILQRVIQELLVDYYVKTQDRNLTSEDKKDFVWMRARLLLEVEEQLKKKCFTLLCYHNPSSDSDTETLKAAKVWNLAEVLVGEKQQCQDAKTQQKEQMVLLEKKSATYSQVLLRCLALLQRLLQDHRLKTQSELDRINAQYLEVKCSAMILKLRMEELKILSDTYTDEKVEVHRLIRDRLEGAIHLQQQDMEKSRQVLNTYEVLGEEFDRLVKEYTQLKQATENKRWALQEFNKACR; translated from the exons ATGCTCTTTCCTCCAG TTGGACAGATAAGAATCACAAGAAAAGCAGATGGCATCCGGGGATTTCTGCTCATCTGGAGAAGGGATGGAAATACTCCAACAAG CAAACAGCTTCCTCCTTGTAACCTGAGTGAAGAGGACCTATTACAGAACCCACACTTCAGCAAACTGCTGCTGAGTCTCTCACAACACATGGACGAGAGTGGCTTAAGCCTCACACTGGCAAAGGAGCAGGCTCAG GCGTGGAAGGAAGTTCGATTGCATAAGACAACGTGGTTAAGGTCTGAAATTTTACAGAGAGTCATTCAAGAGCTGCTTGTGGACTACTATGTGAAGACACAAGACAGAAATTTAACTTCTGAGGACAAAAAG GATTTTGTGTGGATGAGAGCCCGACTCCTGCTTGAAGTGGAGGAGCAGCTCAAGAAGAAATGTTTCACTCTGCTCTGCTACCACAATCCCAGTTCAG ATTCAGACACTGAAACCCTGAAGGCAGCAAAGGTATGGAACCTCGCAGAGGTCCTGGTGGGTGAGAAGCAGCAGTGCCAGGATGCCAAGACCCAGCAGAAGGAGCAGATGGTGCTCCTGGAGAAGAAGAGTGCCACCTACTCCCAG GTGCTTCTCCGCTGCCTGGCCTTGCTGCAGAGGCTTCTTCAGGATCACCGGCTGAAGACTCAGTCTGAGCTGGACCGTATCAATGCCCAGTACCTGGAGGTCAAGTGCAGCGCCATGATCCTTAAGCTGCG GATGGAAGAGCTCAAGATTTTGTCTGACACTTACACTGATGAGAAAGTGGAAGTTCATCGTCTCATTAG GGACCGTTTGGAGGGGGCCATTCACCTACAACAGCAGGACATGGAGAAGTCCCGACAGGTCCTGAACACCTATGAGGTCCTCGGGGAGGAGTTTGACAGGCTGGTGAAAGAGTACACCCAACTCAAGCAGGCAACTGAGAACAAGCGCTGGGCCCTCCAGGAGTTCAACAAGGCCTGCCGCTGA
- the HAUS4 gene encoding HAUS augmin-like complex subunit 4 isoform X2, giving the protein MASGDFCSSGEGMEILQQVCSKQLPPCNLSEEDLLQNPHFSKLLLSLSQHMDESGLSLTLAKEQAQAWKEVRLHKTTWLRSEILQRVIQELLVDYYVKTQDRNLTSEDKKFHETLEQRLLVTELTQLLGPSQEREVPPLLGLEKVDLLELMPPSEDFVWMRARLLLEVEEQLKKKCFTLLCYHNPSSDSDTETLKAAKVWNLAEVLVGEKQQCQDAKTQQKEQMVLLEKKSATYSQVLLRCLALLQRLLQDHRLKTQSELDRINAQYLEVKCSAMILKLRMEELKILSDTYTDEKVEVHRLIRDRLEGAIHLQQQDMEKSRQVLNTYEVLGEEFDRLVKEYTQLKQATENKRWALQEFNKACR; this is encoded by the exons ATGGCATCCGGGGATTTCTGCTCATCTGGAGAAGGGATGGAAATACTCCAACAAG TGTGCAGCAAACAGCTTCCTCCTTGTAACCTGAGTGAAGAGGACCTATTACAGAACCCACACTTCAGCAAACTGCTGCTGAGTCTCTCACAACACATGGACGAGAGTGGCTTAAGCCTCACACTGGCAAAGGAGCAGGCTCAG GCGTGGAAGGAAGTTCGATTGCATAAGACAACGTGGTTAAGGTCTGAAATTTTACAGAGAGTCATTCAAGAGCTGCTTGTGGACTACTATGTGAAGACACAAGACAGAAATTTAACTTCTGAGGACAAAAAG tTTCATGAGACCCTTGAACAGCGGCTGCTCGTGACTGAGCTGACACAGCTCTTAGGTCCCAGCCAAGAGAGGGAGGTGCCCCCACTGCTTGGGCTGGAGAAGGTGGACCTTCTGGAGCTCATGCCACCCTCAGAG GATTTTGTGTGGATGAGAGCCCGACTCCTGCTTGAAGTGGAGGAGCAGCTCAAGAAGAAATGTTTCACTCTGCTCTGCTACCACAATCCCAGTTCAG ATTCAGACACTGAAACCCTGAAGGCAGCAAAGGTATGGAACCTCGCAGAGGTCCTGGTGGGTGAGAAGCAGCAGTGCCAGGATGCCAAGACCCAGCAGAAGGAGCAGATGGTGCTCCTGGAGAAGAAGAGTGCCACCTACTCCCAG GTGCTTCTCCGCTGCCTGGCCTTGCTGCAGAGGCTTCTTCAGGATCACCGGCTGAAGACTCAGTCTGAGCTGGACCGTATCAATGCCCAGTACCTGGAGGTCAAGTGCAGCGCCATGATCCTTAAGCTGCG GATGGAAGAGCTCAAGATTTTGTCTGACACTTACACTGATGAGAAAGTGGAAGTTCATCGTCTCATTAG GGACCGTTTGGAGGGGGCCATTCACCTACAACAGCAGGACATGGAGAAGTCCCGACAGGTCCTGAACACCTATGAGGTCCTCGGGGAGGAGTTTGACAGGCTGGTGAAAGAGTACACCCAACTCAAGCAGGCAACTGAGAACAAGCGCTGGGCCCTCCAGGAGTTCAACAAGGCCTGCCGCTGA
- the HAUS4 gene encoding HAUS augmin-like complex subunit 4 isoform X4, producing MASGDFCSSGEGMEILQQVCSKQLPPCNLSEEDLLQNPHFSKLLLSLSQHMDESGLSLTLAKEQAQAWKEVRLHKTTWLRSEILQRVIQELLVDYYVKTQDRNLTSEDKKDFVWMRARLLLEVEEQLKKKCFTLLCYHNPSSDSDTETLKAAKVWNLAEVLVGEKQQCQDAKTQQKEQMVLLEKKSATYSQVLLRCLALLQRLLQDHRLKTQSELDRINAQYLEVKCSAMILKLRMEELKILSDTYTDEKVEVHRLIRDRLEGAIHLQQQDMEKSRQVLNTYEVLGEEFDRLVKEYTQLKQATENKRWALQEFNKACR from the exons ATGGCATCCGGGGATTTCTGCTCATCTGGAGAAGGGATGGAAATACTCCAACAAG TGTGCAGCAAACAGCTTCCTCCTTGTAACCTGAGTGAAGAGGACCTATTACAGAACCCACACTTCAGCAAACTGCTGCTGAGTCTCTCACAACACATGGACGAGAGTGGCTTAAGCCTCACACTGGCAAAGGAGCAGGCTCAG GCGTGGAAGGAAGTTCGATTGCATAAGACAACGTGGTTAAGGTCTGAAATTTTACAGAGAGTCATTCAAGAGCTGCTTGTGGACTACTATGTGAAGACACAAGACAGAAATTTAACTTCTGAGGACAAAAAG GATTTTGTGTGGATGAGAGCCCGACTCCTGCTTGAAGTGGAGGAGCAGCTCAAGAAGAAATGTTTCACTCTGCTCTGCTACCACAATCCCAGTTCAG ATTCAGACACTGAAACCCTGAAGGCAGCAAAGGTATGGAACCTCGCAGAGGTCCTGGTGGGTGAGAAGCAGCAGTGCCAGGATGCCAAGACCCAGCAGAAGGAGCAGATGGTGCTCCTGGAGAAGAAGAGTGCCACCTACTCCCAG GTGCTTCTCCGCTGCCTGGCCTTGCTGCAGAGGCTTCTTCAGGATCACCGGCTGAAGACTCAGTCTGAGCTGGACCGTATCAATGCCCAGTACCTGGAGGTCAAGTGCAGCGCCATGATCCTTAAGCTGCG GATGGAAGAGCTCAAGATTTTGTCTGACACTTACACTGATGAGAAAGTGGAAGTTCATCGTCTCATTAG GGACCGTTTGGAGGGGGCCATTCACCTACAACAGCAGGACATGGAGAAGTCCCGACAGGTCCTGAACACCTATGAGGTCCTCGGGGAGGAGTTTGACAGGCTGGTGAAAGAGTACACCCAACTCAAGCAGGCAACTGAGAACAAGCGCTGGGCCCTCCAGGAGTTCAACAAGGCCTGCCGCTGA